Below is a genomic region from Anoxybacillus flavithermus.
TAATGCGGGGTTCGGTGTGTTTCGGTATGTCGAGCATATCGATCTCTCAGAAGCGAAGCAAATGTTTGATGTCAACGTGCTCGGATTGATCGCGTGTACAAAAAAAGTGTACACCCATATGATGAAGAAACGATTCGGCCACATTATTAATGTCGCATCCCAAGCAGGAAAAATCGCAACGCCAAAATCGAGCGTATACGCTGCAACAAAACATGCTGTCCTTGGATTTACAAATAGCTTGCGAATGGAAGCGTCCATGTATGGCATTTTTGTCACTGCTGTGAACCCTGGACCGATCGAAACAAACTTTTTTACTGTTGCTGATACGTCCGGAGAATATGTGAAAAACGTGAAACGATGGATGCTTCGTCCGGAATTTGTCGCCAAGCGCGTCGTTGATGCGATGCTTACTCCAACGCGTGAAGTGAATTTGCCGTTTTGGATGCATATAGGAAGTCGCGTGTATCAATTATTTCCATCGGTCGTCGAAAAAATGGGAAAACGGGCATTTTTAAAAAAGTAAGCGAGGTGTAAATGGTGAAAATTACGATCACGGAACGAGCGATCGAACAACTTCGTCGTGTTCGTGGAAACAAGCACGTCAAGTTGACATATGATACAGATGATTGTGGTTGTGCTGTAAATGGAGTGCCTATGTTACTGCTTGTCGAGCAATTAGACGAACATGATGTAGCGATTGAAACAAACGATATCCAGATTTGGATGGAAAAACATCGGCTCATTTTCTTTGATGAACGCATGACGATTGATGTTGTCGATGGGGCAGGATGTTTTCAATTAAAAAGCCCCAATCAAATATTGAATCCGCGCATGTCGCTGATGGAGCGCTAACAAAGTAAAAAGCCCGGAATAAAAGCCGGGCTTATTCGTTTTTCGGCGCGCGAACGACCGATTCAAATTTTCCTTTATGGGCTGCATCACAAAATGGCATATTTTGCGAGAGCCCGCAACGACAGAGGGAAAATGTTTCTTTTGTTTCAAACTTGTTTCCTTCCATATCAATTAATTCAACATCTCCGGTCACACGAAATGAACCGTTATCCATCACTTTAATTTGCACTTTCGCCATATATTCCACCTCCTTGTATACCTTATATCGTATATACTATCTTGTTTTTATGGAAGAAGCAACTGTGGCTATGTTTTGGAAGGCTCTTTTCTTATTTCACGATATTGAGTTAAAATAAGGATGTATATGTAAATGACATAGAAAGAGTGATAGTTGTGAATGATCAAGTGAACCGTCTTCGAAAAATAGCAAAAGAAAAAACATGGGTGTCGTTTTTGTACAACAACCATCCATATAGTTTACTTCATTGGTCCGTTGCAGGATTTTCAAACGACGAACGCGATGTTTGGCTTTTGCAAGATGAAATGACGTTCGAAACGCAGTCGTTCGTTCAATTAGATGAAGCGCTTGCATGGATTGAGCAACATATGCCACATATTACAGATATTTTATAGGGGGACGAATCCCCCCTTCTTATTGTGGAGAGTTTTGCCGTTTCGTCGGATGAATTGCTTTTTCTAATTCTTCCTTTGCGATCACAGGACGAACGGTATCGGCTGTTGGTTTTCCTTTTTGGCTTTTATTTGTTACCATGAGAGCTCACTCCTTTATAGTTGTTCACAGTTAGTTTGAAAAAAGAAGGGGATGTTTATGCTAAAAGATCGATTAAATGAGCAATTGGTCGAACAGCTAAAGCAAAAACAAAAGCAGCTACAAGAAAAGGAACAAAAGCGAAAAGAAGAAGAGGAAGCAAAGCGTAAAGAAGAAGCTCGTAAACGTGAAAAAAATAAAACATTTGCCGAATGGTTAGAAGAAAGTGACTTAGATTGGAGAAAATTCAAATAACCGAGGGTGACCCCCTCGGTTACCGATGATCGGTGAATATTGTTTGTTTTGTTAGCTGCTTTAATAAAGCCACTTGTTCATCGTTCAATGTGACTGATTGAGCAGCAACGTTTTCGATGAGCTGTGCCAATCGGCTTGCGCCTGGAACAACTGTTGCGACGACTTCGTGCGCTAAACAAAAACGAAGAGCAATCGCCGTTAGGGGTTCATTTGGTGCAACGGCTTTTAGTTTTGGGATAAGTGTGACTAATTCATCGAATAAATAATCGACATAGCCGTTTTGTTTTATTTCTTCGCTTGCTTGGTCAAGTGGACGTTCAGTCAATAATCCTTTCGCTAGCGGCCCGCGTGCAATGACGCTAATGTGATGTTGTTTCAAAAGTGGAAACCATTCTTCAGCGCGGCGATCGAGCAAACTATATGGCATCATAACAGAAACGATGCGTGAGCGTTTGACGTATTCGCGAATGACGTTTGGGCGCATGGAGGAAATGCCGTAATAACGAATCACGCCTTCTTGTTGCAATTCCTCAAACGCCTCAATTGTTTCATCGATCGGATCATCAATTGTCCCACCGTGTAATTG
It encodes:
- a CDS encoding oxidoreductase; amino-acid sequence: MKKRKLGHSNLYVSEIGFGCMSLGTSEGEAIRIIHEAIDKGVNYFDTADLYDGGVNEEIVGKALKGKRHDVIIATKVGNRWTEQGNRWTWDPSKAYIKEAVKHSLRRLQTDYIDVYQLHGGTIDDPIDETIEAFEELQQEGVIRYYGISSMRPNVIREYVKRSRIVSVMMPYSLLDRRAEEWFPLLKQHHISVIARGPLAKGLLTERPLDQASEEIKQNGYVDYLFDELVTLIPKLKAVAPNEPLTAIALRFCLAHEVVATVVPGASRLAQLIENVAAQSVTLNDEQVALLKQLTKQTIFTDHR
- a CDS encoding oxidoreductase: MKLAGKYVVITGASSGIGEQIAYEVAKRGGIPILLARSKEKLAQIAQHIEQTYNIPCVYESLDVSNQEEVDAVFDRLLASVDIDILVNNAGFGVFRYVEHIDLSEAKQMFDVNVLGLIACTKKVYTHMMKKRFGHIINVASQAGKIATPKSSVYAATKHAVLGFTNSLRMEASMYGIFVTAVNPGPIETNFFTVADTSGEYVKNVKRWMLRPEFVAKRVVDAMLTPTREVNLPFWMHIGSRVYQLFPSVVEKMGKRAFLKK
- a CDS encoding heme biosynthesis protein HemY: MVKITITERAIEQLRRVRGNKHVKLTYDTDDCGCAVNGVPMLLLVEQLDEHDVAIETNDIQIWMEKHRLIFFDERMTIDVVDGAGCFQLKSPNQILNPRMSLMER